The sequence AGATCATGGCCAGGCCACGGCCCTCGGCCTGCAGGATGCGGGAGACCAGCTCCGGCTTGTCCATGTTGTGCGCACGGAAGACGTGCTGCGTGATGTTGGCGACGGTCGCGCCCTCGCCGTCCTCGGACACGGCGCGGATGTGCGTCGGCTGCGTCATGTAGCGGCGGGCCAGGCCGATGACCGCGCCCGGCATGGTCGCCGAGAACAGCATCGTCTGACGCTTCGCGGGCAGGTACGCCATGATCTTCTCGACGTCGGGCAGGAAGCCCAGGTCGAGCATCTCGTCGGCCTCGTCCAGGACGAGGGCCTTGACGCGCGAGAGGTCGAGCTTCTTCTGCCCGGCCAGGTCGAGCAGGCGGCCCGGGGTGCCGACGATCACGTCGACGCCCTTCTTGAGCGCCTCGACCTGCGGCTCGTACGCGCGACCGCCGTATATGGCGAGGACGCGGACGTTGCGGACCTTGCCCGCGGTCAGGAGGTCGTTGGTGACCTGGGTGCACAGCTCGCGGGTCGGAACCACCACGAGGGCCTGCGGGGCGTCGGTCAGCTGCGCGGGGGTGGCGCGGCCGGCTTCGACGTCGGCAGGGACGACGACCCGCTCCAGCAGGGGAAGGCCGAAACCGAGCGTCTTGCCGGTACCGGTCTTGGCCTGGCCGATGACGTCCGTGCCGGAAAGGGCGACGGGGAGGGTCATCTCCTGGATCGGGAAGGGGGACACGATGCCGACGGCCTCAAGGGCCTCGGCCGTCTCGGGAAAGATCCCGAGGTCTCGGAACGTAGTCAGGGTGCTGCCTCTTCTGTGAGACGCGGCGCGAGGCGGCGAGGGGGGTCGTACCGTGCCGTGCTTGCAGTACTGCTACGTACGAAGCTGCGCGGGACCACTAGCCTTCGCTCAAGCGCATCTGCCGCTGAGGGGGCCCCTCGTGGTAGGCGGTACGCATGAACGTACGCACCGCACCGAGGGCGGTCGGTTGGAGCCGATCGGGCCACCGACCGGGCATCCTCATTCGGATGGCCCGCCGAGTATTCGGCAGGCGCATTACCACTGTACCCCGGAATCGCGCAGCTGTGTCGGGTGAATTCACCGGGTAGGCGCGTTTAGCTGGACAGGCAAGGATCCGGCGTGGTGACTTGGAGGGCCATTCGGCGGGCTATTGTGCGGAGCATGTCGACCGTAGAAAACGCCTCGCCCGCCGACGACAGCGCGCCCGCCGACGCCGTCGGTATCGCCTCCCAGGACTGGGCCGCCGCCTCTGCCTCGCCGCAGTACCGCGCCGCCGTCGTGGACCTGCTCGGCGCGCTCGCCTACGGAGAGCTCGCGGCCTTCGAGCGCCTCGCGGAGGACGCGAAGCTCGCGCCCACCCTGGACGACAAGGCCGAGCTCGCCGCGATGGCCTCCGCCGAGTTCCACCACTTCGAGCGGCTGCGGGACCGGCTCGCGGCGATCGAGGTCGAGCCCACCGCTGCCATGGAGCCCTTCGCGAAGGGCGTCGACGACTTCCACCGCCAGACCGCGCCCTCGGACTGGCTGGAGGGCCTGGTCAAGGCCTACGTCGGCGACTCCATCGCCAGTGACTTCTACCGCGAGGTCGCCTCCCACCTCGACACCGACACCCGCGCCCTCGTGCTCGGCGTGCTCGACGACACCGGCCACGGCAACTTCGCCGTCGAGAAGGTCCGGGCGGCGATCGAGGCGGACCCGCGCTGCGGCGGCCGGCTCGCGCTCTGGGCCCGCCGGCTCATGGGCGAGGCCCTCTCGCAGGCCCAGCGCGTGGTCGCCGAGCGCGACGCCCTCTCGACCATGCTGGTCGGCGGCGTCGACGGAATGGCGGCCGGCTTCGACCTGGCGGCCGTCGGCGAGATGTTCACCCGCATCACCAAGGCGCACACCAAGCGCATGGCGGCCCTCGGCCTCGCCGCCTGAGCCCACGGGCACCCGCGAGGCCGCGAGGCTCCGTACCGCTCGTACCGCTCCACACGTCGGCCCCGGCGCGCACACCGCGCGCCGGGGCCGACGTCCGTGGTTCAGGGGTCAGTGGTCCGGGTCGTCAGCCCCGCGACGGGAGTGAAAACGGAGTCCTGTGGGACCGCCTGCGCGGCCCTGCGGCCGGACGGAGCAACAGGGACAGGACCACGGCCGACACCAACACCGCACCGATCAGCGTCGCGGTCAGGGTGTTGTGTCCGGGGCCCAACGCGAAGTGGGTCAGATACGCCCCGAACAGCGCCCCCAGCACCCCGCTGACCAGTACCACTTTGGTGGAAGGCAACCGGCGCGTGAGCACCCTGGAGGCTGTCGCGGACAAGGCGAGGCCCAGGAATGCGGAGCCGAGCACTTCCAGCAGCAGCATGAGGTCTCTCCCATACGTCAGGGCAAACCGGGTCACTGCGGTCCTACCCGAAGCGGAAGAAACAGAAACGGCCCGGTGGGATCAACCACCGGGCCGTTTCCAACAGTTCTCAGAGCGCGCCGAAACCGACCTTGCGCGTGCTCGGCTCGCCCAGGTCGACATACGACAGGCGGTCCGACGGCACGAGGACCTTGCGGCCCTTGTTGTCGGTGAGGCTCAGCAGCGGCGACTGACCGGAGAGCGCGGCGGCGACGACGGCCTCCAGCTCCTCGGCGCTCAGGTCGCTCTCCAGCACGATCTCCCGGGGTGCGTGCTGCACGCCGATCTTGACCTCCACGGCTTTGTCCCTCCGACGATCCGTTCGCGCGATCAGCCGCGCCGTACGCGGTCCACATTAGCCCGGAGAGGGGACGCGGACCGCGTAGAGCGGACACGCTCGCAGCGAACAGACGACGATGAGGCCCGCCGATGCCGCGGGCGCCGTCGGCGAGCCGCTCCCTCAGGACTCCGTGCCGTGCAGCGGGAAACCGGCGATACCGCGCCAGGCGAGGGAGGTCAGCAGGCCGACCGCCGTCTCCCGGGCGACCGGGCTCTCGCTGGAGAGCCAGTAGCGGGCCACGACCTGCGAGACCCCACCCAGGCCCACGGCCAGCAGCATCGACTCGTCCTTGGACAGGCCGGTGTCCTCGGCGATGACGTCCGAGATGGCCTCGGCGCACTGGAGCGAGACCCGGTCGACGCGCTCACGCACCGCCGGCTCGTTCGTCAGGTCGGACTCGAAGACCAGCCGGAAGGCGCCGCCCTCCTCCTCCACGTACGCGAAGTAGGCGTCCATCGTGGCCGCCACGCGCAGCTTGTTGTCCGTCGTCGACGCGAGGGCCGTGCGCACGGCCAGCAGCAGTGCCTCGCAGTGCTGGTCCAGCAGGGCCAGGTACAGGTCGAGCTTGCCGGGGAAGTGCTGGTACAGCACCGGCTTGCTCACGCCGGCCCGCTCGGCGATGTCGTCCATGGCCGCCGCGTGATACCCCTGCGCGACGAAAACCTCCTGGGCCGCGCCCAGCAGCTGGTTGCGCCGGGCTCGGCGCGGCAGTCGCGTGCCCCGCGGACGCGCTGCCTCGGTCTGCTCGATGGCTGTCACGCCGCCTCCCACTTTCTCTAAGAACACAGTGCGCTCTGCGCCGCGCCGCCATCGTACTTTTCGGTAACCGAATCTGGTGGGTTCCATCCGAGTTTTCTCGCGGTACGGACGGCCCGGAGGCGCTGGTCAGCGGTTTGATCAGCGGTTTGATCGATGCCC comes from Streptomyces virginiae and encodes:
- a CDS encoding TetR/AcrR family transcriptional regulator, producing MTAIEQTEAARPRGTRLPRRARRNQLLGAAQEVFVAQGYHAAAMDDIAERAGVSKPVLYQHFPGKLDLYLALLDQHCEALLLAVRTALASTTDNKLRVAATMDAYFAYVEEEGGAFRLVFESDLTNEPAVRERVDRVSLQCAEAISDVIAEDTGLSKDESMLLAVGLGGVSQVVARYWLSSESPVARETAVGLLTSLAWRGIAGFPLHGTES
- a CDS encoding DUF3107 domain-containing protein yields the protein MEVKIGVQHAPREIVLESDLSAEELEAVVAAALSGQSPLLSLTDNKGRKVLVPSDRLSYVDLGEPSTRKVGFGAL
- a CDS encoding ferritin-like fold-containing protein; the encoded protein is MSTVENASPADDSAPADAVGIASQDWAAASASPQYRAAVVDLLGALAYGELAAFERLAEDAKLAPTLDDKAELAAMASAEFHHFERLRDRLAAIEVEPTAAMEPFAKGVDDFHRQTAPSDWLEGLVKAYVGDSIASDFYREVASHLDTDTRALVLGVLDDTGHGNFAVEKVRAAIEADPRCGGRLALWARRLMGEALSQAQRVVAERDALSTMLVGGVDGMAAGFDLAAVGEMFTRITKAHTKRMAALGLAA